In the Verrucomicrobia bacterium CG1_02_43_26 genome, TTTTGTGAGAGTGATTGAGTGGTAGGCCTCGCATGACAAATAAAAATGTTTACTGATTATTTTCAGCTATATTTTTTAATAATATTAACAAATTGCTTGAAAGCAGGGTGTTCTGCGGAACTTATGAGGCTATAGAAAATAGTTTCTACGGGCAAGAGCGGAATAAACCGGTGGGAAAAGTAGTTTATAATAGCAGCCGTATCCGCTTCTCTGCGCCCGCCAATACAATCGCGCAATAGTACCACCTCGTAAAAACCGTCAATGGCTTCGTTACAGGTTTGGAATACACAGACACTTGCCTCCAGCCCGCCGACATAAAGGCGTGAGATATTATGCTCCTTTAACCATTCCTTGATTTCAGAAGGTGCACAGGCAGAAAAAGCCATTTTGGCGGTATAAGTGTCCTCTGCTGTTAACAGTTCCAGTATGCGTTTATCCGTTTTACCCAGTTTACGAGGGTTTTGTTCTGTGTATATGATAGGAATGTTAAGCAAAGAAGCACATTCTATTGCTAGGCAGGACCGTTTTACGATGTCTTCATAATGAGGTACAATGTCCTTAAAAATCTCCTGTATATCGACAAGTAAGAGGGCAGAGTGGGCAATCGTATCGGGGGAGTATCCTAGGGGTATCATTACAGTAATCCTTTGTTTATATGGTAAGTCTTGCGAGCCGGAATTTGTATGATTTCCTTTTCCGGTAAAATGTATGCTGTCAAATAGCCCCCATAAACGCAACCGGTATCAATACCCATAGCCCAGAGATCGTGGTGGACTTGCTTGTATGGGGTATGCCCGTAAATCACAAATGGAGGCCCTGCCCATAGCTTAGCCCATGGAGTTCCCTTCCAGCACTCGCTTCGTTTGTGACCCTTACCCTTTTTGTCGATTACCTGTATTCGGGTTATGTCTTTAATGCTTTGATTCTTCCAGGGTATTTTGGGCAGAAGGCCGCCGTGGATAATGAGGGTATCATGCTTCTTTTTGTAAACATAGGGCACCATGTTTTCCATAAGTTCCCAATCCTTTGGGGTAAGGATTTTTACAGTGGGTTTGTCATACGCTTTGAGGATGGAGCCCTTTTTCTTTTTGCGATAATTTAATAAACGCAATTCATGGTTTCCTAATATAAATTTTTTCTGATATTGCAGATTATGGACGATTCGGAATACGCCTGCGGTATCCGGGCCTCGGTTAATGAGGTCTCCAATAAAAACCAATTTATCATCCCCTCTTAATTTTACCTTATTTAAGAGATCTGCCAATTCAAGCGCACAGCCGTGCACATCACCTATAATAATAGTTCTGGGCATATTCAACCATTACTCATAGCAAAAAAAGCTTGAAAAAACGATTGTGAAATCTCCCGTAATAGGCCATTTTATTAATCTGTAAGATATGAACAATTGGTCACTAAAGCCGCATTCGCGCAAAAACACGAGTACCGGAAAGGCATTTCTTCCCGGGGAGCGCATTTTGTCGATTATTTACATGGGTAATGATGGTATTATGCACCGTATAGATATTCATGACCAAGAAGTGCTTCCTACGGATATTTCAGAAGATCAGGTGATTGCGCGTTGGACGCGTGTTTTAAAGGAGAAAGAGGCAGAGGATAAGGCCGAAAAGCAAAATATGCTGCAGTCTACTGAAGAACTGTTTCTTTCTTTGTATCAAGATGCGGACACTGCTGTGCTCCCGGAAAATGAACGAGACATTTTAAAACAACTACTCGGCCTCATGCTCGAGCGTAAACGCATTCTCAAAAGAGTAGGGGAGGCCACTGAGGATTTTCTAACCTACGTTCACGTTCCTACTAAAAAAGAATATGTGGTTCCTTTAAAAGATTTTTCTGTAGAGGATATTGAGAAAATTAAAGAACAGCTCGATCATGTCTTGCGATAGAACTATTCCCTGCTTTTTTAAAAACTCAAAATCTTTACTAATCTGGGCTATGTTATTAGCACTGGTGACCTTGGTGACGGGTTGTGAAAAGAAAAATGAGCCGGCACATACCATGCGCTTTTATACGGAATCCAGCGCAAGCCTTCCGACTCGATGGGCAAAGTCTGTGCAAATGCCGGAAAGCGATTTAGTGTTTTCCGTTTTTCCTCAGCCCATTTTGTTTGAGGGAGATGTTACCGATGTCGCTTTGGCGGAGGTGGATATCGGCTATTGTCTTTTGTTTCAGTTTAATGATAAAGGGGCTAAAACCCTTAATAAACTCTCTGTGAGTGAACGGGGCAAAAACCTCATTTTGCTTGTAGACGGGCATCCCATAGGGTTTAGGCGTATGGATCAATCATTAGAGGATGGCCGCTTGTATTTGTTTGTCGAGTTGGATGACGACAAGATTCCTATGCTCGCAAATGAATTAAAAGATTCTTTGGCGAAGCATAAGAAGCGTAGCTACAAGATAGGAAGTTAACTTCCCGGTTTGATTGCGGGGATGTTTTTGAGCTCTTCGGGTAAATTATCGGGCTCGTAGACAGGGAAAGACATTTCTAGCAAGGAAACTAAAGGGACATCAAAGCGTGCTTGCCCTTGGCTTCTGTCTACCAAAACGGTGACTGCCACAGGATCGGCAGCATGTTGGCGAGTGACATCAAGAGATTCCTGTACTCGGCCACCCTTGGTGATAACGTCTTCTACGATTAAGACTTTTTCTCCCGGTTTAAACTTAAATCCACGGCGCAGTTCTAATTTGCCATCTATTTTATCCAGGAAAATAAAGCGCTTTCCAAGTTGGCGAGCCACTTCTTGACCGAGACAGAGCGCGCCCATTGCCGGGGCAACAACGGTTTCGCAATCAACGTTGTCAAGTTTATCAATAAGCATGGTTGCTAGGCGGGTAACAGCTGCTAAGTCCTCACAGACACGTGCGCATTGAAAGAAGTAAGCACTTCGCAGGCCGGATCTTAAAATAAAATGACCTTGGAGTAACGCGCCACTTTTACGGAATAGGGAAAGAACTTCCTCTTGTGTTGCTTCTTGCATCGTATTCATTGTAGATTATTATCCTTAAAGCGTCATAAGTAACAATCAAGCATGAAAGTCGTTCACCGGTATATTTTAAGTCAAGTGCTCATTGCGGCACTGCTTTCTATTGGCCTATACGTTTTTGTATTAGTCGTGGGGAATGCTTTACGAGGGGCTGTTGGGTTAGTCGCCGCGGGGCAATTGCCCTGGATCGCTTTCTTTAAGCTATTAGTTACATTGTTGCCCTATGTGTTTGCATACGCATTGCCTTTAGGTTTTTTAACCGCCGTGCTACTGGTTTTGGGCAGAATGTCCTCACAAAACGAGTTAACAGCCATTCGTTCCGCAGGCATTAGTTTATATTCCATATCCTATCCAATATTTCTCTTGGCTATGCTGGGAGCTTGTATCGCGCTATGGATCAACTTTTATTACGGGCCAAAGGCGAAATCGGATTATCGTAGTGGTATTGCGATGGCGGTCCAGGAAAACCCCCTCCGGTTTATTCAACCCAATTCCTTTGTAAAGCAGTTTCCCGGTTATGTCCTTTTTTTAGGCTCTAGGGAAAAGGATAAAGTTTCGGATTTCTGGATATGGGAGCTTGATGAACAAAATCGCGTAAAGCTTTTCGTAAAAGCCAGAGAGGGCAATTTTAAATACGATGAAAAAGCCAATGCCCTTATTTTAACCCTTTATAACGGTAGCGGTGAGAAAAAATCAGATAAAGACCCGGAAGACCCTCAGAGTAATGCTTTGCTGACAGTCTTTTTTAAAGAGTTAACCATTCAACTCCCCCTTGATGCGATTTTTGCGGCTGCTCGTTCAGAGAAAAAGCTCTCTATGATGACATTACCTGAATTAATAGAACACAGGGAAATGCTGGCGGAGCAGGGGCGCTATACCGAAAGAATCAAAACCCAGCTTCAGATACAAAAGAACCTGGCAATGGCCTTTTCTGTTATTCCCCTTATGATTATCGCCATCCCACTGGCACTTAAAACAAGCCGCTCGGAAACTTACTTCAATATAGCGATCGCCCTCGGGCTCGCGTTGAGCTACTACTTTTTAATGATCGTGATGACGTGGTTTAACACGAAACCACACTTGCGTCCTGATCTACTTGTCTGGCTTCCCAATATAGTGTTCCTTATCTTGGGAATAAGTTTGTTTCTTAAAGCAGCACGCCGGTAAACAAAAAGCCCTCCCTTTAGAAAGGAGAGCTTTTTTTATTGTTAATGGCAAGTTGTATGGTGTGCTAATTTGTGGATAGCAGGGATTCTTCTTCCTCCTCCTCATTCACGCTCACATTGAGATCCTTCATCTCTACAATTTTTAATTCGCTCTTTGGGGACAGATTTTCAAAGGATTCTTTTGCTTCATTAATGATGCTATTTATGTATTGCTGAATGGCATTCGGAATGTTGACATCTGTTATCCCTTCAATGTTGTAAGAAAAGAATTTATTAAAGAGTATCTGGTTAACGAAATTTTCTTTCGCATACTTTTTGCAATCTCTATTCATGCCTTTATCCTCATCAATGGATTCAAGAAATACCTCTCTTAGCGAATTGCTCCATTTATCAGGGTCAGTTAGTGCAAACTCCTTAGATATATTATTTCTGAAAAACTTTAACATGCTGGCCGTAAGGTATATTGGCTTATTATCCAGCTGGCTGTTAAAACAAAGGTCATCAAAGTTGAGCTTGTATTTTTCCAGGCATAATAATGCGTCTATAGCCTCTTCTTTGCTAGCATAGCCATCTATAAATTTTTTGGCTGAATCGTCCTTCAGGAATTCTAAAATGTTTGGCGTAAGGAATATAGGCTCTTGATCCGATTCCCTTATATAATATAGATCTTTAAAGTTAAGTTTGTTTTCATCCATGTATTTCAAGACCTTTAGCGCCTCTTCTTTACTGCCATAGCTAAACTCAATATCTTTTAAGACACTTTCCTCTACTCGGTTGATTCTGTCCTCGACATATTTATCAAGCGCAGAGACTAGATCGATTTTTTGCTCATTTGCGTACGTAATAAAGTTTTCCTCCAATCCTCTTTTGGATTCAACATTTGATTTTAAGTATAGCATATAGGAATGGGGTAGCTTTTTGCTTTCGCCTGCTTCTATTAAACGCTCACCTATCCTTTTGCTAAGGCTCTCATTGAATGGCTTTAGTTCCTCCTTCATTTTTGTGAGAGGAACATGTTTTAAAGCGTCACCCAGTGTTTTTACGCTCTCGTTTTCTGTAATAGTATTAAAAATGGCTTCACCAAAGGGAATGAGCTTGTCATCATTCTTTAGCTTGGTTTTCTCTGGGTCGCCCATCAATAGATCTAGCACCACTTTACCCCAGTCCTGCAGAGTTTCCTTAGAGAGATTCTCTAATTTTGAATTGGCGAACTTAGATTCGAGTTCCAAGAAATACTTAAGCTCCTTCTCGCTCGAGTTTACCTGAGATAAACAAAACTTTTGCAAAGCTTTTAGTAAAGGATCGGAGTACTGGGCATTTTTATCTATTAAGATATTAAAATTATCCTTCACCCATGTTTGAAATTCTGTAAAGCGGTCAACATTCGTGTGTGAAACGTAGCCAAGAGAAACGAAATTAATTGTGCCACGAATATAACTACTCGAAACATTATTCTCTTCATTTTGTTTAGTTAAATCCTCTAGCTTGCGAGGTTTTAACGCCATATTATCTTTGAACTCCCCCTCCTTGTTTTCGGAGTTTGAGTTGAGATTCTCGATTTTCTTTTCAACCGTTTTCAGGTTGCCATCATTTTTTGGGGTAGTTGTGGTAAGCATGTTAGAAATCTTACCCGAAAAAGAATTTCAGAAACAATAGCAAATCTCACAAGTTGCTGATTATTAATTTTTGTCATTGTTTGGTACGGATAGGATAAACTCCTCATGCGCCATTTGGATAAGGTGCTTTTGCTCGCTCAAATTCTTCAGTAATTTTTTAAGGGCGTCACTTAATAAAACCGGCTTTTCATTACGTGTAATGGACTCAAAGAGTTTTTTCCCAAGCTCAAGTTGTATGCTCTCTTGGTTGAATTCTTCCCATTCTTTGACGTAATCGTTTTCTTCCTTAAAGGCATCAATTACAACAATACCCCATTCCTTTAGCATCTTCTCGGAACGATCTTTAGGCTTGGTTTTACTGACTTCCCATTCCTTATCGGCGATATCGTTTAAATCGTTGTCTTCAACCTTTCCCTTTTTCAAGGTAAGATTTTTTAATGACTTCAACAAAGGATCGTTATAGTCGGTGTTAAGATTGATCATGATATTGAAATTGTGCTTGATCCACTTCTGGCACAATTCAACGCGCCCATTGCCCTCATCTTTATCATTCAAAGTATTCGTTAGGCTAGCGTATAGAAATTGACCCTTGGAGTAACCGATTTCATTTCGTTGGTCATATTCCCCTTTCAGGTTTTTTAGGGAGCGCGGGGAGAGGAGTTCGTTTTTTTCACCCTCTTCAGTGATGATCTTAAAATTTATTTTTTTAACTTTGTCAGGACTTTGAGGCGGGGTTTTTAGTGGGGTATTCATAGCTATATCATAAAAAACTCTCCACAACGGGAACAAGCTAAATAAAAGAGCAACTTTCGAGGGAAAAAAACTTAAGCTTGAACTATAAAGTAATGAAAATTAGTATAGCAATTGTTACCCCATGAAACGAAAGCTACTTAGGGCAAAGGCACCCTTCTTTTCAGGAACTGTTCTAGTAAAAATACTGGTGCTTGCCGTTGGCTATTTTTTCTTAGGCAAATATGGCTTAGCATTTGCACCATTAGATGCAGGCATCACACCTGTTTGGTTGCCCGCGGGTCTCGCCCTTGGAGCCTTACTCTATTTCGGTTATAATTTATGGCCGGGTGTTTTTTTGGGCTCTTTGGCTGTTAATTTTGCCATTAGCCAGTCTTGGGGTTTTTCTATTACGGCAGCCGTAGGCAATACTGGCTCTATCTTACTTTCTGTCATACTGCTTAAAAAATACTTTTACATAAAGAAAACAATTGAGGATTCTCAGCACTTAGTTGGTTTTGTAGTAGTAGGCGTCTTCTTTACTTCGTTTGCTTCGGCTGTTATCGGAGCCTCTGGCGCCGCATTTTTCTCTCCGGTATCCGAAGGGTTCGCACTTGTCAATAAAGCCATTTACACTTGGTGGTTGGGGGATGCTATGGGCATTCTCTTATTAGTGCCGTTAGTTTTTACGTTTCAACCCTCTATTGATTACTTTTTTTCAAAAGAAAATAAATTGGCATCTATTTCTGGGTTCCTCACGCTATGTGTACTGGCAGGGCTAGCAGGGCTAAGCAGTTTTGATATCATGACGGGTAGCGGGATATCCGGCATGTTGATCGCGTTTACGTTATCACCGCTCCTGATCTGGATGGCTATTGGGTATGGTGGGTTCGGTGCCAGTATAGGGTCCCTTATCATTGCATTCTGTATGCTTTATGCCGCTAAAGTATCACAGAACCAAGCGTTAATTGATAGTTTTTTGGCCAATTGGGCAATCGCCGGTTTAGGGATGACGGGGGCTCTTTTCTTAGGTGTTATCTGCATGGAGCGAAAGCGTTTTGAGCGAAACACGAGCAAGGCGCTTAAGGAAGTTGAGCATTCCAAGAAGTTATACCATGCCATCATCAACACGTCACCAGACTGGATTTTCGCAAAAGATCGTGACTTCCGTTATATTATGGCAAATGCCAGTTTTGCCAAGGCTCTTGGTAAGAGCACAGATGAGCTGATTGGTAAGACTGAAGTCGAGGTAGGTATACCCACGGAAATTGTATATGGTGATGTTTCCCAAAAAATAAGAGGTGTCAGAGATGACGACATGCGCGTCTTGAGTGGTGAAACGATACAAGTTCTCAACGAGAAAATGATCCTCCCTAACGGCAAGGAATATATTGCGACAAGCAGAAAGCTCCCTCTCAAAGATCATAATAACGAGATTGTTGCCGTTTTGTATTTTTCTCAAGACATCACAAGTAAGAAAAGAGCCGCTGAAGCCTTGATGAAAAGCGAAGCCCAGAATACTGCTATTTTAAATGCCGTTCCAGACACGATTATTCACGTCAATCGACAAGGAAAGTTCTTAGATGTTAAAGCCAATAGAGACGAGTCCATGTTCGAGGCAAATGACCGCTTAATCGGCTCGAGCATTCGCGAAAATTTCCCAGACCAGGTAAGAGATCAGTTCATGGGCTGTTTGTCTCAAATTTCCCGTAACAAGCGTACCGATACCCTAGAATTTAAATTGGAAAAGCCTTCCGGCTGGAAATACTTTGAAGCCCGCTTGTCTTATGTAGACTTGGAGTCTGCGTTAATTATCATTCGTGATAGAACCGAGAGTATCCTCTCCAAGGAAAAACTCCTCAACGCTAAAAACTATGCCGAACAACTCAATCACGAGTTGCTAGACACCAATGAACGGCTCAAAGACTCTATCAACGAAACAAAAGCGCTTGCTGAAAAAACAAAAGTCGCCGACCAAGCTAAGAGTGCTTTTCTTGCCATGATGAGCCATGAGATTCGCACGCCACTAAATGGCATCATTGGTTTTTCTGAGTTATTGACAACCACCCAGTTAGATGATCAACAACGCAAATTCGCAGAAACGATTTCACGAAGCAGTGAAAATTTGCTCACCATCTTAAATGATATTCTCGACTTCTCGAAAATTGAGGCTGGGAAAATGGAGCTTGATAACCATCCCTTTAATGTTAAGGAAATAGTGCACGGGGTTGTAGAACTCCTCTCCCCAAACGCCAAATCAAAAAACCTATCTTTGACTTGTCAGATTACCGATGATGTGCCGGAAGTCATTCTGGGTGATAAAAGCCGAGTTCGCCAAATTCTCCTTAATCTGGTTAATAACGCCATCAAATTTACCGATAAGGGCAGTATAACGATTTCTGTTGATTGCAATAATACGAACAGTTCAACGCTCCCGATGCTTGAGTTTACGGTAACAGATACGGGTATAGGTATCTCACCGAATTCGCTCCCCAAATTATTTCAATCCTTCTCGCAGTTAGACTCTTCTACGACACGTACTTATGGCGGTAGTGGTCTAGGGTTAGCCATTTGTAAAAAATTAGTAGAAATGATGGAGGGGGAAATCTCCGTAAAAAGCTCTCCTAATAAGGGCTCGTCATTTACGTTCATATTTCCCGTTGTAGAAGAGAAAGTTTTGCCCGCGGAGCCCGTTCAAAAAGTAACGCAGTCGGGGCTTCAGCCTGTGATGGAAGTTTCTCAGGCTGTGCGTGCGCCCAGGGAAGATACAGAGGTACCTTTTTTGATCGGTAAAGCTTTTTCAGATGCTTACCCCTTAAATATTCTCGTTATAGATGACAATAAGGTAAATCGTAAGGTTGCTAGCATGATACTTCATCGCATAGGTTATGACCCTGCTTTTGCGGTTAATGGGAGTGATGCCCTTAACGTTTTGAATGAAAAAAAGAACATAGACCTTATTCTTATGGATATTCAAATGCCTGTTATGGATGGCTATGAAACAACCCGTAGGATCAAGACGGATCCGGACTTGAAGCATATTTATATTATCGCGCTGTCTGCCCACGCCATGAAATCAGACCGCGAAAAGGGCATATTAGAGGGGATGGATGACTATTTAACAAAACCTGCTAAACTAAAAGACATCAAATCAGCTTTGGTAAGAGCGGTACAATTTATTAGGGAAGAAAAGAAAATTAGAAAAACACGGGGAGGCATTCCTATAAGTGGTGCTGAAGGGGGGACTTGAACCCCCACGTCCTTGCGGACACTAGAACCTGAATCTAGCGCGTCTACCAATTCCGCCACCCCAGCACAATAATCTCGGGGAAATTACTAACGTTATTTTCTTTACCCGCAAAGTCAAGTCGCATTATGCCTTGTTGCTAAAGTCGAATGTATGGCACTGAGCACTGTCTCTCATGACATGATCTAATAGCACAAGGGCCGCCATCGCTTCTACAATGGGAACGGCACGCGGTAGTACGCAGGGGTCATGTCGGCCACGCCCGATCAATTCCGTTTCCTTATGGTGTAAATCCACGGTTTGTTGTTTCTTAAGAATCGTTGCCGTTGGCTTAAACCCGACTCGAAAATACAGTTCCTCGCCATTGCTAATTCCGCCCTGAATGCCTCCGGAGTAATTTGTCTTGGTGGACACTTTGCCTTCCTTCATTTCAAAGGCATCATTATGCTCGGATCCCTTCATATGTGTTCCCGCAAACCCACTACCTATTTCAAACGCTTTTGTTGCGGGTAAAGATAGCATCGCTTTTGCTAAATCAGCTTCAAGGCGATCAAAAACGGGTTCTCCTAAGCCAACAGGTAGTGATTTTACGCGGCACAGGACGCCCCCGCCGACAGAATCCCCCTCTTCGCGCATCTTTTCTATTAAATGAATCATCTTCGCTGCGGCTGCGTCATCAGGGCAACGAATGATGTTTTTCTCAACATCATCTATCGTAGGAAAATGGTCTAAGGGCAGGGCTTGTATATCGTAAACGCGATCCACATAAGCCCTTATCTCTATACCGTGGGACACAGAAAGAATCTTTTTTGCGATTGCACCAGCGGCAACCCGTCCAATTGTCTCTCTTGCTGATGAACGCCCTCCGCCTTCCGG is a window encoding:
- a CDS encoding orotate phosphoribosyltransferase, with product MNTMQEATQEEVLSLFRKSGALLQGHFILRSGLRSAYFFQCARVCEDLAAVTRLATMLIDKLDNVDCETVVAPAMGALCLGQEVARQLGKRFIFLDKIDGKLELRRGFKFKPGEKVLIVEDVITKGGRVQESLDVTRQHAADPVAVTVLVDRSQGQARFDVPLVSLLEMSFPVYEPDNLPEELKNIPAIKPGS
- a CDS encoding chorismate synthase; this encodes MGNIFGEIFRITTFGESHGGGVGVVIDGCPPNLPLEALEIQKELDRRRPGQSAITTPRNEADEVVILSGLYQGKTLGSPIAMLVYNKDARPEAYNEMRDKFRPSHADFTYQTKYGHRNPEGGGRSSARETIGRVAAGAIAKKILSVSHGIEIRAYVDRVYDIQALPLDHFPTIDDVEKNIIRCPDDAAAAKMIHLIEKMREEGDSVGGGVLCRVKSLPVGLGEPVFDRLEADLAKAMLSLPATKAFEIGSGFAGTHMKGSEHNDAFEMKEGKVSTKTNYSGGIQGGISNGEELYFRVGFKPTATILKKQQTVDLHHKETELIGRGRHDPCVLPRAVPIVEAMAALVLLDHVMRDSAQCHTFDFSNKA